A segment of the Frankineae bacterium MT45 genome:
CGTGGAATGGCGATTTTCGGCCCTGATGCTCGCCGGCTCATCATCTTGCAAGACCGACATGAGGAGGTGCCCACTATGGCAGATCGCGCACTACGGGGCAGTAGATTGGGCGCAGTTAGCTACGAAACCGAGTACGGCGCGGAGCCCGCGCCCCGCAACGTTCAGAGCTACCGATGCCCTCGTGACCACGTGTTCAGCGTTCCGTTCTCCGAAGAGGCCGAGATCCCGGCCACCTGGGAATGCCGTCTGGACGGGCTCGACGGTCGCCTCATCGACGGACCGGCCCCGGACGAGAAGAAGGTCAAGCCGCCGCGCACCCACTGGGACATGCTCATGGAGCGCCGCACCCAGGCTGACCTCGAAGAGGTGCTCGCTGAGCGTCTCGAGGTGCTTCGCGCCCGCCGCGGAGGCGCCAAAACCGGCTGACCTTTGGGTCAATCGGCGGTGGCTACACCGAAATGCTCCGGTCCCCGGTCTGATCAGTATCGATGCTGGTCGGGCCGGGGATCACTTTTCTCCGCCGCATTTCACGCTGCCGCGTCACGATCACGAAGACGATGGCCCCGAGCGCGCAGAGCGCGATCAGCACCTCCGGGAGCACCCCGAGCCGGGTGGAGATCGTCTTCGTACTGTTCAGCGAGATCGCGTCGACCAGACGCGCAGGCGTGAAGAGCGCGCCGGATCGCTCGACGATGTTCCCCTTCGCGTCGATCACCGCCGAGACCCCGACCGTCGAGACCTGCACGACGGGGCGCTGCGTCTCCACCGCTCGCAGCTGGCTCATGGCCAGTTGCTGGTAGCTCTCGGCCGTGTGCCCGAACGTCGCGTTGTTCGTCTGAATCACCAGCATCTGCGCGCCGGCTTTCACCGACGAGTGGACGAGGCCGTCGTAGGCCACCTCGAAGCAGATGACATCACCGAAGGGGAACGGGCCGGTCTTCATCAACCCGTTGCCGGAGCCTGCGACCATGTCGTTCTGCACCAGGTTCACCTTGGAACTCACCTGCTGCGCGATCGAGCGCAACGGGATGTACTCGGCGAAGGGAACGGGGTGACGCTTGGTATACGTCTCGCCGGGTCCGCTGCTCGGGAACCAGAGAATCCCCACGTTTTGAACATGATTCGGGCCCGGTCCGTCGAGGATGGCGCCGACCAGGATGGGGGCGCCGACCGCGTCCGCGGCCTGTTGGATCTCCGAACCGGCGTCTGTGTTCTGCAGCGGATCGATGTCGGAGGAGTTCTCCGGCCAGAAGACAATCTCAGGCCGGGCGACCTTTCCGGCGTCGATGTCGGCCGCCAGCGCCATCGTCTGATTGACGTGGTTGTCCAGGACCTGGCGGCGCCGGGCGTTGAACTCCAGGCCGCGGTCCGGGGTGCTCCCCTGGATCACCGCGATGGTCGGAGTCGCCGACGAACTCGGCGCCGGGACGGCGATCGAGGGCAGCAGGAGCGCCAGCATCCCGCTGAGCACGGCCACGGCGACTCCCCCGACGACCAGCCGCCAGCGTCGCTGGAACGCGTGCAGAATCGCGGACGCGAGGGCGGCACCGCTCAGCGCGACGACGAACGTCACGAGCGGTGCTCCCCCGACGACGGCGAACCAGCGCAGCGGTGAGTTGGCCTGGCTGAAGGCCAGACGGGCCCAGGGGAAGCCACCGAAGGGCCACCGACCCCGCACCGCCTCCTGCAGCACGAAGAGGGAGGCCGACCAGAATGGGGCGCCGGGCAACCTGAGCAGGGCGGGGAGTGCGGCTCCCATTGCGGCGAAGTACACCGCCTCGGTCACCGCCAGCAGCAACCACGGAAAGGCGCCGACGTAGATTCCGGTCCACTGCAGCAGCGGGATGAAGAAGGCCAGGCCGTAGACGAACCCGAGCAGGGCCCCGGTGCGGGCCCGCTGCCCGTACATGCTGATGTTGAGCGCGGTGACACTGAAGATCGCCATCGGCCAGAGATTGAAGCGCGGGAACGCCAGGACGGCCAGGACGCCACCGAGAACGGCTAGGAGCAGGGCTGAGCCGAGCGGAAGACGACCGGCGACCGGGCGGGGCGTGCTCATGGCAGGTCGCCGGTGAAGATGACCTCGCCCCGCAGCACCGTCTGTAGGCAGGTTGGCAGTTCCACACCAGGGCGCAGATCCGGGAGTCCGGGAACAGCCGCGCGGGGATCGGTGCTCCACCGGGCCAGCCGGTCATCCACCGCGTCAACGGCGATACCTCCGGCGCTCCAGACGGCCAGGGTGGCCGGCGCTCCGGGGGCCAGCACACCGGATCCGTCGGCATCACCGCGAGCCGCGCGCCAGCCACCACGGGTGTGAGCCAGGAAGGCGGCCCGGGGCGTCACCGCGGCCGAGGTGTCCTGCGGGTAAGCAGCGGCCTGGACGGCGCGCCAGGGGTCGAACGGCGTCACCGGAGCGTCGGATCCGAAGGCGAGCGGAACGCCGGCCGCCGCGAGTTCGGCGAATCGATGCATGCTGCGCAGCCGCTCAGCTCCGACCCGTTCGGAGTACATACCCTCCTGGCCACCCCAGTTGGCGTCGAAGGCCGGCTGCATCGACGCGGTCAGCCCGGAGGCGGCCAGCCGCTGCGGGTCACGGACCATCGCGGCGTGCTCCAACCGGTGTCCGGCCGCGTAGCGGGCGCCGTGCTCGGCGACGACGGCCTCCAGGGAGTCGATCACCCGGTCGACGGCGGCGTCACCAATGGCGTGGAACCCGGCCTGCAGGCCCGCGTCAACACTGCGCCGAAGGTGCTCGACGATCTCCGCTACCTCCAGGCGGGGCGCCGGGTGGGACTCTGCGGCGTCACTGTAGGGCTGGTGCAGCGCCGCGGTGTGCGATCCGAGCGAGCCGTCGCAGAAGAGGTCCCCACCGACTCCCGCCGCACCCAGTTCGACCGCGGTCGCGACCCCGAAGAGCTCGCCCCAGTATCCGACGATCTCCGGACCCGGCTCGGCGCTGGCCAGTTTGAGCAGAGCGGCCAGGTCGTCGGCGCTGGAGACCTCCGGCCCGGCCATCTCGTGCAGCGCCGCAATGCCGAGAGAAGCGGCCCGGGCTCGCGTTGCCCGCTGCGCCTCTTCGACGGCACTCGGCGGCAGAGAGGAGTAGGCCGCCACCCGCAGCGCGTCGTGGGCCAGGGTCGTGACGAGACCACTCGGGTCAAAGCCGGCCAGTGCCCGTACGTCAGGCACCGTGAGGAGCATCGACGACGAGACGACCGCACTATGACCGTCGACCCGCGAGAGGAAGACCGCTCCCCCATAGCTGGCTCGGTCGAGCTCGCTGATCGTCGGCGGCCGCTGCTCCGGCCAGCGCGTCTCGTCCCAGCCGGCGCCGAGCACCGGTCGTCCCCGACTGCGCCTCGACTGCGCCTCGACCATCGCCAGGGCGTCGGCCAGAGTCGCGGCGCTGCTCAGGTCCAGACCGATGAGGCCAAGCCCGGTGGCGGTCACGTGGACGTGCGAATCGACGAAGGCGGGCGTGACGAGGGCGCCATTCAGGTCGATGCTGCGGTCGGCGCTCAACGTGCGGGCGGTGTCGTCGTCCCCGATCCAGGCGATTTCGGACCCGTCGATCAGCAGCGCAGTCGCATCCCGCGAAGAATGGCTGTAAATATCGCCGTTGAGATACAAAGTCCGCACTAGTGGAAGCCTGTCCTGCTTAGAGGGAATTACACCGAAATGTGGCCGCAGATTTGCGTACACCTAGGCATGGACTAGCGTTCGGGCTAAGGTCCCTCCCCATTCTAGGCGTAGGCAGGTCACGTGAGTCCCAGCATCGAAGACGTCGCGAGACGGGCCGGTGTCTCCATCGCGACCGTTTCCCGATCACTTCGGGGCCTCCCCGACGTCGCCGAGTCCACCCGTGACCGGGTCCTCACCGCGGCCCGGGAACTCGACTACGTTGCATCGCCCTTCGCCGCCCGGTTGGCCAGCGGGCGGACCTCAACCGTGGGCGTCGTCGTCCCCTTCGTCGACCGCTGGTTCTTCGCCCAGGTGCTGGGTGGCCTGGAACGCGAACTGCAGGCCGGCGGGTACGACCTGCTCCTGTACAACCTGGGCGACACGCCCGGTCGCGAGCGCTTCTTCACGGTGATGCCGGCCCGCAAGCGAGTGGACGCGCTGCTCGTCGCCAGCCTGGTGCTCACCGACATGGAGCTCGAAGCGCTGAAGACGCTGAACTGCCCGCTCGCCATGCTCGGAGTCGAGGTCGACGGCGTGCTCTGCACCGGCATCGACGACCGCGCCGGGGCCCGGGTTGCGGTGGAGCACCTGATCAGCCTCGGTCGCCGTCGAATCGCCCTGATCGGTGGTGACACCGAGGACCCAATGCGCTTCACTCCCCCGCTGTACCGCCGGGACGGGTACCTGCAGGCCCTGTCGTCAGCCGGCATCGAGTACGACCCGCAGATCGACGAACTCGGTTACTTCACCGTCGCCGGTGGCGAGCAGGCGATGTCGACCATCCTGCAACGTGATCCCCGCCCGGACGCGGTCTTCGCCGAATCCGACGAGATGGCCTACGGCGCGATGCGGGCGATTCGACGGGCCGGGCTGCGTGTCCCGGAGGACATCGCCGTGATTGGCTTCGACGACCACGAGAGCGCCGAACTGCTTGACCTGAGCACGATTCGCCAAGACGTCTCGGCGCAGGCCGCGGTGCTGGCCAAGCGACTGCTTAATGTTCTGGGCGGCGACACCGAGACCACGACGGCCGAACTGCTCCCCACCGAACTTGTGGTGCGCGGTAGCACCGACCCGACCCGCACCTCGTATTAGCGAGGCTCATCCGATTAGCCGCCTGCCAAGGCGTCGATCTCGCTTTGGCTAGGTGGATTAGCTCCCGCTCTCTCGCAGGTGATCGCCGAGACGGTGATCGCCCGATCCAGTACCCGCACCACAAGATCGTCGTCGGCCAGCGAATCCAGGCGAGCTGGGGCATCGATGCCAAGGTTGACCAGCGTGCTGAGCAGCCCCGACATGAACGCGTCTCCGGCGCCGACTGTATCGACGAGCGTGATCGGGCGCCCCGGCCGGTGAATCGGGGCTCCGCTGCGACGGAACGCAGTCGCCCCGTCCGGTCCCTGCGTCACCACAACCAGATGGGCACCGAGATCCAACCAACGCTGGGCCACGTCGGCCAGGGCCGAGCCCGGATAGAGCCAATCGATGTCCTCATCGCTGGCCTTCACGACGTGGGACGTGGCGACACTCTTCTCCACCAGCATGACGGCGGCGTCGTGATCACCCATCAGTCGCGGCCGGACGTTCGGGTCGTAACTGAGCAGGATCCGCCCGGCCGCGCGCAGCCGGCCGCAGAGTTCGCCGATCAGCCCGGCGCCCGGCTGCGTCCAGGCCGCCAGCGATCCGCAGTGCAGCAGGCTGGTGCTTGCCGGAACTGCGTCGAGTTCGGCGCGGCTCCACTGCCAGTCGGCGGTCTCGGTGACGTAGAAGTCGTAGGCCGCCTTCCCCTGCTCGTCGACCGTGACGATCGCCAGTGTGGTCGGCTCGTTGGCCGAGACGGCCGCGCTGAGGTCGAGCCCACTGCGGCCGGCATGATCGCGCAGGATTGTGCCGAACGCGTCATTCGAGAGCCGGGCCATCATGGCGGTCGAGTGGCCGAGCCGGCTCAGGCCGACCGCGATGTTCAGCGGGCTGCCACCCGGGTATGCGCTGAAGCTGCGTGGCTCGTCCGGGCGGTCGCCGACGGGTGTGGCGACCAGATCGATCAGGCATTCCCCCAGCACGGTCAGCACAGGGTGCACGCTACCGTTCTTCCGTGCGGGTGTGGCACTGCGCAATGGACGTGAAGAGTTGAGGAGGCCGGGAACGGCTATGAGCTTGATGCTGATCGACGCCGCCGGGCTGTATTTTCGGGCCTTCTACGGGGTACCCGACTCGGTGAAGAGCCCCGACGGCCAGCCCATCAACGCGGTACGCGGCTTCCTGGATATGAGCGCGACGCTGATCGAGCGTCGCCGGCCGGCCCGGTATGTCGCCTGCCTCGACCTCGACTGGCGTCCGGCGTTCCGGGTCGCCCTCATCCCGTCGTACAAGCGTCACCGGGTCGCCGCCGACGGCGGCGAGGAGATCCCGGCGGGCCTCTCGGCGCAGGTGCCGGTACTGCTGCAAGTGCTTGGGGCCATCGGTCTGGCCACTGCCGGTGCGGAGGGTTTCGAAGCCGACGACGTCATCGCGACTCTCGCCCACCGCGACCCCGAAGCCTGCGACGTGGTGACCGGTGACCGTGACCTGCTGGCGCTGGCCACCGACCGGGTGCGAATCCTCTACACGGGCAAGGGCGTTGCCAAGCTGGAGGACTTCGGCCCGGACGAGATCGCCGCGAAGTACGGCGTTCCGGCGTCGGCCTATGCCGACTTTGCGGCGCTGCGCGGCGATCCCAGCGACGGCCTGCCCGGAGTGGCGGGCGTCGGTGACAAGACCGCCGCCACCCTCGTCCAGAACTTCGGAAGCGTCGAGAACATCATCGAGGCGGCGGCGACGAATCAACCGGGTTTCCCGAGCGGATCGGCGGCCAAGGTGCTCGCCGCGAGGGAGTACCTCGGTGCCGCCACGGCGGTTGTGCGCGGGCGTACCGATGTGCCGCTGCCCCCGATCGACGACGAACTGCCGTCCTCACCCGCCGACCCGCACGGCCTGATCGAACTCGTGGATCGCTACGGAATAGAGCGTTCGGTGAACCGCGTCCTCAACGCCATTCAGAACTCCCGCTGAGTTAGCTGGCCGGCGTCCAGGTGTAGTCGCCCGAATCGTTGTTGATCACGATCGTGATCTTGCGGTTGCCGTCGGCTGAGCAGGTGAAGGTGTTGCCTTTCTTCACCCGCTCGTTCGACGGGCAGATCACCCCGGTGAAGCCGGCCGAGGTGTCACTCTCGATGGCCGCGGCGACCGCGTTCGGGTCCAGCACCCTCGGAAAGAGAGGGCGTGGCTTGATGACGAAGAGAGCACCGAGCGCCACCACGACCACAGCCGCAGCGGCAATGAGAATCCACAATGTTCTGCGGGACTTGGCCGGTTCGGCCGGCGGCGGGAACGGCTGGTACCCGGCGCCGGGCGCGCCATAGGGCTGATACCCGTACTGAGAAGTCTGTCCGTAGCCGGGCTGAGCGGTCTGCCCGTAGCCGGGCTGGGCACCGTAGGGCGCGGCCTGCCCATACTGCTGTGTGGGGTAGGCGTTCGGCTGACCGTACTGGGGCTGCGTGCCGTACTCCGACGCTCCGTACTCCGGTGCCTGCCCGTACTGGGGCGCTCCGTAGGGCGGCGACTGCCCGTACTGGGGCTGTCCATAGGGCGGCTGGGTGCCGTACTCCGGTTGGACTCCGCACTGCGGGGCCTGACCGTACGGCGACGGCTGCCCATACTGCGGCGCTTCGTACTGTGACGGCGCCTCGTACTGTGACGGCGCCTCGTACTGTGACGGTGCACCGTACTGAGGCCCGTACTGCTGCGTCGATCCGTACTGGCTGGCGCCACCCTCGATCGGTGGCTGGTACCGGTTCGGCTGCTCGTGGGACTGGGGCGGCTCGTACTGCTGGGTGGAGCCGTACTGCGGTTGCCCGTACTGGGACGTCTCGTACTGGGACGTCTCGTACTGGGACGTCTCGTGCTGCGAACTTCCGTACTCGGACGTCTCGTGCTGCGAACTTCCGTACTCGGACGTCTCGCTCGTTTCAGGCGCGGCAGTGTCGCTCTGTGCCTCGTCGGCAGCCGGGGCCGGATCCGCCGTCGGCTGCTGCGGATCGTCGGGTCGATGACCGTACTGGTCGTTCTCGGAGGTCATGACGTGCCTTTCACAGTTCGCGCTACCCGTCCTCGGGCTCGCAAGTACGTTACCGCCTGCCGCTCAGAATCGTCGGTCGGCGCCGGAGCGCCCTTACGCGCCCATTCCCTGCGCGACGACGCCGCGCCGAATCGCCCGGGCGGCGGTCCGCGCCTGCTCGGCGACCCGTTGATGCTCCGGTCGCACGGCCGGCGCCGCCGCGATCTGCTCAAGCAGGTCAAGCAACTGCTTGCACCAGCGAACGAAGTCACCGGCCGACATCTGAACCCCGGCCTGCGCGGACGCCCGCAGCACCCGGTCCAGCGACTCGTGCTTCACCCAGCGGTAACTGGCCCAGACGAATCCGAGTT
Coding sequences within it:
- a CDS encoding RNA polymerase-binding protein, encoding MADRALRGSRLGAVSYETEYGAEPAPRNVQSYRCPRDHVFSVPFSEEAEIPATWECRLDGLDGRLIDGPAPDEKKVKPPRTHWDMLMERRTQADLEEVLAERLEVLRARRGGAKTG
- a CDS encoding apolipoprotein N-acyltransferase, which codes for MSTPRPVAGRLPLGSALLLAVLGGVLAVLAFPRFNLWPMAIFSVTALNISMYGQRARTGALLGFVYGLAFFIPLLQWTGIYVGAFPWLLLAVTEAVYFAAMGAALPALLRLPGAPFWSASLFVLQEAVRGRWPFGGFPWARLAFSQANSPLRWFAVVGGAPLVTFVVALSGAALASAILHAFQRRWRLVVGGVAVAVLSGMLALLLPSIAVPAPSSSATPTIAVIQGSTPDRGLEFNARRRQVLDNHVNQTMALAADIDAGKVARPEIVFWPENSSDIDPLQNTDAGSEIQQAADAVGAPILVGAILDGPGPNHVQNVGILWFPSSGPGETYTKRHPVPFAEYIPLRSIAQQVSSKVNLVQNDMVAGSGNGLMKTGPFPFGDVICFEVAYDGLVHSSVKAGAQMLVIQTNNATFGHTAESYQQLAMSQLRAVETQRPVVQVSTVGVSAVIDAKGNIVERSGALFTPARLVDAISLNSTKTISTRLGVLPEVLIALCALGAIVFVIVTRQREMRRRKVIPGPTSIDTDQTGDRSISV
- a CDS encoding transcriptional regulator, LacI family — translated: MSPSIEDVARRAGVSIATVSRSLRGLPDVAESTRDRVLTAARELDYVASPFAARLASGRTSTVGVVVPFVDRWFFAQVLGGLERELQAGGYDLLLYNLGDTPGRERFFTVMPARKRVDALLVASLVLTDMELEALKTLNCPLAMLGVEVDGVLCTGIDDRAGARVAVEHLISLGRRRIALIGGDTEDPMRFTPPLYRRDGYLQALSSAGIEYDPQIDELGYFTVAGGEQAMSTILQRDPRPDAVFAESDEMAYGAMRAIRRAGLRVPEDIAVIGFDDHESAELLDLSTIRQDVSAQAAVLAKRLLNVLGGDTETTTAELLPTELVVRGSTDPTRTSY
- a CDS encoding fructokinase; translated protein: MHPVLTVLGECLIDLVATPVGDRPDEPRSFSAYPGGSPLNIAVGLSRLGHSTAMMARLSNDAFGTILRDHAGRSGLDLSAAVSANEPTTLAIVTVDEQGKAAYDFYVTETADWQWSRAELDAVPASTSLLHCGSLAAWTQPGAGLIGELCGRLRAAGRILLSYDPNVRPRLMGDHDAAVMLVEKSVATSHVVKASDEDIDWLYPGSALADVAQRWLDLGAHLVVVTQGPDGATAFRRSGAPIHRPGRPITLVDTVGAGDAFMSGLLSTLVNLGIDAPARLDSLADDDLVVRVLDRAITVSAITCERAGANPPSQSEIDALAGG
- a CDS encoding 5'-3' exonuclease, producing MSLMLIDAAGLYFRAFYGVPDSVKSPDGQPINAVRGFLDMSATLIERRRPARYVACLDLDWRPAFRVALIPSYKRHRVAADGGEEIPAGLSAQVPVLLQVLGAIGLATAGAEGFEADDVIATLAHRDPEACDVVTGDRDLLALATDRVRILYTGKGVAKLEDFGPDEIAAKYGVPASAYADFAALRGDPSDGLPGVAGVGDKTAATLVQNFGSVENIIEAAATNQPGFPSGSAAKVLAAREYLGAATAVVRGRTDVPLPPIDDELPSSPADPHGLIELVDRYGIERSVNRVLNAIQNSR